A single Lancefieldella parvula DSM 20469 DNA region contains:
- a CDS encoding DUF2232 domain-containing protein, producing the protein MDRPDSNIPQAPEGYSRPESSSQNFAGPSNQNGGKPRLFEAPTYKQGFMLCVIGGVITGFLSFIGAALVAYGMVIAVYCKKGHGWFGPAITSVFITGVVAYLLSGPTEAATSVTACALALGVGCAFATEKLTVGVGSLLVGATALALLGYDAFFATIAGTTLPELAQNVFNQYASQVSSASPEIQEGLSTARSLFMLFWPTSYTGMALLYFVIARFGARTVYKALTRDPQKLPQFQLMDVPFWMCALTVANLFVYALSSTILPAQDVLQLITLNVFMALRVVFALQGLAVLTWFVCEKHCSPALSLSLFVLAGMLEVQLGVMALVGLIDAWANFRKLDRSGSQDSEPTINNN; encoded by the coding sequence ATGGATAGACCGGATTCAAACATTCCTCAGGCACCTGAAGGGTATTCTCGCCCAGAGAGTAGCTCGCAGAATTTTGCCGGTCCAAGTAACCAAAACGGAGGCAAGCCGCGTCTGTTTGAGGCTCCAACTTATAAGCAAGGCTTTATGCTTTGCGTTATTGGTGGAGTTATTACTGGGTTCCTTTCTTTTATTGGAGCTGCTCTGGTTGCTTATGGCATGGTAATTGCTGTCTATTGCAAAAAGGGGCACGGATGGTTTGGTCCCGCTATCACTTCGGTGTTTATTACGGGTGTGGTAGCTTATTTGCTTTCGGGACCAACAGAGGCGGCAACTTCGGTTACTGCTTGTGCACTTGCTCTTGGAGTTGGCTGCGCTTTTGCAACAGAGAAGCTCACCGTTGGTGTTGGATCTCTTCTTGTGGGAGCAACAGCTTTGGCACTTCTGGGGTACGATGCGTTCTTCGCTACAATTGCAGGAACAACTCTGCCCGAGCTTGCTCAGAACGTATTTAATCAATACGCTTCACAGGTCTCAAGTGCTTCTCCAGAGATCCAAGAGGGTCTTTCAACTGCAAGGTCACTCTTTATGCTCTTTTGGCCAACCAGCTATACCGGTATGGCGCTTTTATATTTTGTAATTGCGCGTTTTGGAGCTCGAACAGTGTATAAAGCGCTGACAAGAGACCCACAGAAGTTGCCACAGTTCCAGCTAATGGATGTTCCCTTTTGGATGTGCGCTCTTACGGTGGCCAACTTGTTTGTGTATGCACTTTCAAGCACCATTTTGCCTGCACAAGACGTGCTTCAGCTTATTACGCTGAATGTATTTATGGCCCTTAGAGTTGTTTTTGCTCTTCAAGGTCTCGCAGTGCTCACGTGGTTTGTGTGCGAGAAACACTGCTCACCAGCACTTTCTCTGTCACTGTTTGTATTGGCAGGCATGTTAGAAGTTCAGTTAGGCGTTATGGCTCTTGTAGGACTTATTGACGCCTGGGCAAACTTTCGAAAACTTGATCGCTCAGGAAGCCAGGATTCAGAGCCTACGATAAACAACAACTAG
- the rplI gene encoding 50S ribosomal protein L9 has product MKVILLGELRGKGGEGDIVDVAQGYAENFLFPNKIAQPATPGNIKQLEERRHNIAKREEQRIADANATKAALDGKLVTVDARIGEEGQLFGSVTTAQIADAIEAQLNVTVDRKRIARSAAIKTAGRHNVTIELYRDITATVAVLVGKDDTAPAEEEAEETVAEAAVEVEVESAE; this is encoded by the coding sequence ATGAAAGTTATTCTCTTGGGCGAGCTTCGCGGTAAGGGCGGCGAAGGCGACATTGTAGATGTCGCACAGGGTTATGCGGAGAACTTCCTGTTCCCCAACAAGATTGCCCAGCCTGCTACACCGGGTAACATCAAGCAGCTTGAGGAGCGTCGTCACAATATCGCTAAGCGCGAAGAGCAGCGTATTGCTGACGCAAATGCTACTAAGGCAGCTCTTGATGGCAAGCTCGTAACCGTTGACGCTCGTATTGGTGAGGAAGGCCAGCTCTTTGGTTCCGTCACCACCGCTCAGATTGCTGATGCAATCGAAGCACAGCTCAACGTCACTGTTGACCGTAAGCGCATTGCTCGCAGCGCTGCTATCAAGACCGCTGGTCGCCACAATGTCACCATTGAGCTTTATCGTGACATTACCGCTACCGTTGCTGTTCTTGTTGGCAAGGACGATACTGCTCCTGCAGAGGAGGAGGCCGAGGAGACCGTTGCTGAGGCAGCTGTTGAGGTTGAGGTTGAGTCCGCTGAGTAG
- the dnaB gene encoding replicative DNA helicase, translated as MAQDSFEMNPTQLTALENASMPQDSDAEFSILSAMILSEEIRGECLIRLSSEDFYIPSNQIIFEAIKSLFDNNKPVDVISLADHLKSNGKFERAGGAVRLAELGNNPLAMVGWENHAVMLHRDTTLRKMISASAKISALAYNAPEDTKQVVDQAEKLIFDVTNRDVQQSEQNIEDIMTNLFDELQQNAGKDAAELGVQTGFATLDNLFQGLRPGQMVVIGARPGVGKTSFALSMAYNAAVSGATVALFSLEMSKIEIAQRLLASESKVDLQTIRSSNIRNEQWPTLLEAAERISRLKIIVDDTPGTTVTEIRAKARRMLNKAEKGVIIIDYLQLLSPPAERGRADSRATEVSEMSRGIKIMAKDLKAPVIALSQLNRTLENRNGKRPQLSDLRESGAIEQDADIVLLLDRSLSDEEAARDDRPDKDVTNIIVAKNRAGALRDVPIMFMPTSTKFVELYQGNNYSESEAAQYAAMTNPAH; from the coding sequence ATGGCACAAGACTCGTTTGAGATGAATCCTACGCAATTGACAGCCCTAGAGAACGCTTCTATGCCACAAGATTCTGATGCTGAGTTTTCCATTCTTTCTGCAATGATTCTCTCGGAAGAGATCCGAGGAGAATGCCTTATTAGGCTTTCTTCCGAGGATTTCTATATTCCGTCTAATCAAATTATTTTTGAAGCAATTAAGTCGCTGTTTGATAACAATAAGCCGGTAGATGTAATTTCACTTGCTGATCACCTTAAAAGTAATGGTAAGTTTGAGCGTGCTGGTGGAGCTGTTCGTTTAGCGGAGCTTGGCAATAACCCACTAGCTATGGTTGGCTGGGAAAACCACGCTGTTATGTTGCATCGTGATACTACGCTCAGAAAGATGATTAGCGCTTCTGCAAAGATTTCTGCTTTGGCCTACAATGCCCCGGAGGATACAAAGCAAGTTGTTGATCAGGCAGAAAAGCTCATTTTTGACGTAACTAACAGAGATGTTCAGCAGTCCGAGCAGAACATCGAAGATATCATGACTAATCTTTTTGATGAGCTTCAGCAAAATGCTGGAAAAGATGCTGCTGAGCTGGGTGTTCAAACTGGATTTGCAACTCTTGATAATCTTTTCCAAGGCCTTCGTCCTGGTCAGATGGTTGTTATTGGCGCTCGCCCTGGTGTTGGTAAGACTTCTTTTGCTCTTAGTATGGCTTATAACGCTGCGGTTTCCGGTGCAACTGTTGCGCTCTTCTCGCTAGAGATGAGCAAAATTGAGATTGCACAGAGGCTCTTGGCTTCTGAATCAAAAGTAGATTTACAAACCATTCGTTCTTCTAACATCAGAAATGAGCAGTGGCCTACCCTTCTAGAGGCAGCAGAGCGTATTTCTCGCCTTAAAATCATTGTTGACGATACTCCAGGCACAACAGTCACAGAAATCCGTGCAAAAGCCCGTAGAATGCTTAATAAGGCCGAGAAGGGCGTCATTATCATTGACTACCTCCAGCTACTTTCTCCACCAGCAGAAAGGGGGCGTGCAGATAGTCGTGCAACTGAGGTTTCTGAGATGTCTCGTGGCATTAAGATCATGGCAAAAGACCTTAAGGCGCCCGTTATTGCGCTTTCTCAGCTCAACCGTACGCTTGAGAACAGAAACGGCAAGCGCCCACAGCTCTCTGACCTGCGTGAGTCTGGTGCGATCGAGCAGGATGCAGATATTGTTTTGCTGCTCGACCGTTCGCTCAGTGATGAAGAAGCTGCACGTGACGATCGACCTGATAAAGATGTTACCAACATCATTGTTGCAAAGAACCGTGCTGGTGCTTTAAGAGATGTTCCTATTATGTTTATGCCAACGTCTACTAAATTTGTTGAGCTTTATCAGGGAAACAATTACTCAGAAAGCGAAGCAGCGCAGTATGCTGCAATGACAAATCCTGCACACTAA
- a CDS encoding adenylosuccinate synthase, translating to MPASVLVGAQWGDEGKGKVTDLISGDFDVVCRYAGGANAGHTVIAGDTKLALHQVPSGVMYENTYPVIGNGCIVDPEVLLGEIDMLESKGISCDLLKISGNAHIVMPYHKDLDGVHEKKLGKNLIGTTKRGVGPTYMDKMNRTGLRIQDMLDEKIFRKKLEAALEYTNPILSLVYGLPTYTVDQICETYLPYADRIRPYIVESSLFLNEELEAGKNILFEGAQATMLDIDHGTYPFVTSSNCTAGGAVTGSGVGPTNIDRVLGIAKAYLTRVGSGPFPTELFDETGNLLGEVGHEYGVTTGRKRRCGWYDAVVVNYAARINGLTDLAITKLDVLGCLDEIKVCVAYECDGKIYKTVPEHQSVFYHAKPVYETLSGWKCDISNVRNFYQLPREAKDYIDFLEQLAGVRVSIITVGPDREQTIDRYWR from the coding sequence ATGCCAGCTTCCGTACTTGTTGGTGCTCAGTGGGGAGACGAGGGTAAGGGTAAAGTTACCGACCTCATTTCCGGAGATTTTGATGTTGTTTGCCGTTATGCGGGCGGTGCAAATGCAGGCCACACGGTAATTGCTGGAGACACAAAGCTTGCACTTCACCAGGTGCCATCGGGCGTTATGTATGAGAACACCTATCCAGTTATTGGTAATGGTTGCATTGTTGATCCTGAGGTTCTTCTCGGCGAGATTGACATGCTGGAGAGCAAGGGTATTTCTTGCGACTTGCTTAAGATATCTGGTAATGCTCATATTGTTATGCCTTACCACAAAGATCTTGATGGCGTGCACGAGAAGAAGCTAGGCAAGAACCTTATTGGTACCACTAAACGCGGTGTCGGTCCAACTTACATGGACAAGATGAACCGTACTGGCCTGCGTATTCAGGACATGCTTGACGAGAAAATCTTCCGCAAGAAGCTTGAGGCTGCACTTGAGTACACCAATCCAATCTTGAGTCTTGTGTATGGCTTGCCAACCTATACCGTTGACCAGATTTGTGAGACGTATCTGCCTTATGCAGATCGTATTCGTCCTTATATTGTTGAGTCTTCTCTTTTTCTTAATGAAGAGCTTGAGGCTGGAAAGAACATCCTCTTTGAGGGTGCTCAGGCAACTATGCTTGATATCGACCACGGAACCTATCCATTTGTTACTTCTTCTAATTGCACCGCTGGAGGTGCGGTAACTGGTTCTGGTGTTGGTCCAACCAATATTGACCGCGTCTTGGGCATTGCAAAGGCATACCTCACACGCGTCGGCTCTGGTCCATTTCCAACAGAGCTTTTTGACGAGACGGGCAATCTTCTTGGTGAAGTTGGTCACGAATACGGTGTAACTACTGGTCGTAAGCGCCGCTGCGGTTGGTATGACGCAGTAGTTGTTAACTACGCAGCACGTATTAATGGTCTCACTGACCTAGCAATTACAAAGCTTGACGTTCTCGGCTGCCTTGATGAGATTAAGGTTTGCGTTGCTTATGAGTGCGACGGTAAGATCTATAAAACCGTTCCTGAACACCAGAGCGTTTTCTATCATGCAAAACCTGTGTATGAGACTCTTTCTGGTTGGAAGTGCGACATTTCTAACGTTCGCAATTTCTATCAGCTGCCTCGTGAAGCTAAGGACTACATTGATTTCCTGGAACAGCTTGCTGGTGTACGCGTTTCTATCATCACTGTTGGTCCAGATCGCGAGCAGACAATCGATCGCTACTGGAGGTAA
- the purD gene encoding phosphoribosylamine--glycine ligase encodes MASSDCSTFAIVCDNPCGLEVSQLEALGVSVIPGALSFDVDQVGKFYRGVYESGIHEILSLHVNAGFSESLLTAKKACQENPDISESICLVDSGNMPTAMGIMLERLSVARKSGASFEAVCAYAQELAEVVATMYITMNRIALHKSKGKHPGLSLRRRLERLHRRISNDMYLYRLVGGRCTEVARSSDFTDLAARISRLMSACFVKRGELKYVVISSGVKRIEKHLKKPLKTNEYDAECIAERLASPEFKKYLGEGSVGVACIPKALYQKAGVLMNDTVDILLLGAGGREHALLTKLQESSRAGKIYVAPGNGGMAAQAEIAPVDQNNPDEVVAFAKEKGIGLVVIGPEAPLVVGVADAVRQAGIACFGPNKNAAQMEGSKAFAKGVMERANVPTAAWKSFTDQKSCESYVRQIGAPVVVKADGLAAGKGVIVATELEQALEGVRECFSGHFGDAGATVVVEEFLEGPECSLLALTDGTHVIPLATAQDHKRAYDGDKGPNTGGMGVYSPVPFVTNEELSQMSAIEQRVVDQLRKEGINYSGCLYGGFMLTKDGPKVLEFNARFGDPETQVVLPRLEGDLVSILMACDNSTLRHQQVAWSDSVAVSVVLASAGYPGSYEKGKEITGIEAAQQLEGVSVYHAGTAQTEDGKIVTAGGRVLNVTALAPTFEEARARAYEACNLINFEGKQFRHDIGLKALQSRSEK; translated from the coding sequence GTGGCGTCTTCGGACTGCTCAACTTTTGCAATAGTTTGCGATAACCCCTGTGGGCTTGAAGTCTCCCAGCTTGAAGCCCTGGGGGTTTCTGTAATACCTGGAGCCCTAAGTTTTGATGTCGATCAGGTAGGCAAGTTCTATCGAGGTGTTTATGAGTCTGGAATTCATGAGATTCTCTCGCTCCATGTGAACGCAGGTTTTTCTGAATCGCTTCTTACAGCAAAAAAGGCGTGTCAGGAAAATCCTGATATTTCGGAGTCAATCTGTTTGGTAGACAGTGGAAATATGCCTACCGCCATGGGAATTATGCTTGAACGTTTAAGTGTGGCAAGAAAGTCCGGAGCATCATTTGAGGCGGTCTGCGCGTATGCGCAAGAACTTGCTGAAGTAGTTGCCACAATGTATATCACAATGAATAGGATTGCTCTGCATAAAAGCAAAGGTAAGCATCCTGGGCTTTCGTTAAGGCGTCGACTTGAGCGTTTGCATAGGCGCATTTCAAATGATATGTATCTGTATCGTTTGGTTGGTGGAAGATGTACAGAAGTTGCTCGCTCATCAGATTTTACTGACCTAGCAGCAAGAATTTCTCGACTTATGAGCGCTTGTTTTGTAAAGCGCGGCGAGCTTAAATATGTAGTGATTTCAAGTGGTGTGAAGCGCATAGAAAAGCATCTCAAAAAGCCGCTTAAAACCAATGAATATGATGCAGAATGTATTGCAGAAAGACTTGCTTCTCCCGAGTTTAAAAAATATTTGGGAGAAGGCTCTGTTGGCGTTGCTTGTATCCCAAAGGCGTTGTATCAGAAGGCTGGAGTACTTATGAATGACACCGTTGATATTTTATTGCTTGGTGCGGGTGGCCGTGAGCATGCTCTTTTGACTAAGCTACAAGAGTCATCTCGCGCAGGAAAAATTTATGTTGCTCCAGGTAATGGTGGTATGGCTGCCCAGGCAGAGATTGCTCCTGTTGATCAGAATAATCCTGATGAGGTTGTTGCTTTTGCTAAGGAAAAAGGCATTGGCTTGGTAGTTATTGGTCCTGAGGCACCTCTTGTTGTTGGCGTTGCAGACGCTGTTCGTCAGGCTGGCATTGCATGCTTTGGTCCTAATAAAAACGCGGCTCAGATGGAGGGTTCAAAGGCGTTTGCCAAGGGTGTTATGGAGCGAGCAAACGTTCCGACTGCCGCTTGGAAGTCTTTCACAGACCAGAAATCTTGTGAGTCGTATGTTCGTCAGATTGGCGCTCCTGTAGTTGTTAAGGCAGATGGTCTTGCCGCAGGTAAAGGTGTTATTGTTGCAACTGAGCTTGAGCAAGCTCTTGAAGGTGTTCGTGAGTGTTTCTCAGGTCATTTTGGTGATGCGGGTGCAACCGTTGTTGTTGAGGAGTTCCTTGAGGGACCAGAGTGTTCGCTGCTTGCACTAACTGATGGAACTCACGTTATTCCACTAGCAACTGCCCAGGACCATAAACGTGCTTATGATGGCGACAAAGGTCCAAACACTGGTGGCATGGGCGTATATTCTCCTGTTCCATTTGTGACCAATGAAGAACTTTCTCAGATGAGTGCAATTGAGCAGCGTGTTGTTGACCAGCTCAGAAAAGAGGGCATCAACTATTCTGGTTGTCTTTATGGTGGATTTATGCTGACCAAGGATGGCCCCAAAGTTCTTGAGTTTAACGCTCGCTTTGGCGATCCGGAGACTCAGGTAGTCCTGCCTCGTCTTGAGGGTGACTTGGTTTCAATTTTAATGGCATGTGATAACAGCACACTTCGTCATCAACAGGTTGCTTGGTCTGATTCGGTTGCTGTTTCTGTAGTTTTGGCAAGCGCTGGATATCCTGGTTCTTACGAGAAGGGCAAGGAGATCACTGGCATTGAGGCTGCTCAACAGCTTGAAGGTGTCTCAGTTTATCATGCCGGAACTGCCCAAACTGAAGATGGAAAGATTGTTACTGCTGGCGGACGCGTGCTTAACGTTACTGCTCTTGCTCCAACTTTTGAAGAAGCTCGCGCTCGCGCATATGAGGCTTGTAATCTTATCAACTTTGAAGGTAAGCAGTTTAGGCACGATATTGGACTCAAGGCTCTTCAAAGCCGCTCAGAAAAATAA
- a CDS encoding NUDIX domain-containing protein, with translation MKNQSDEKNNVQDSARTSSQSSAQFNDVFDDMQPTDPEIIDADTQVTPEVFDSARNDLQSAVDSLTYDGERVAVDDAAYHHSGEPQKRSFVAGTEDARDAFLEEKSLTENTVWVGRIFDVNRLRVSLPDGRTALRDVVRHPGAVAIVALTDDGRICLVRQYRTALGRVTVELPAGKLDPGEDPLDCAHRELLEETGMKAGKMAFLTTTATSDGFTDELIHLYMATELIFEGSNPDADEFINVDLVPLSELIDAVLDGKIEDAKTIIGALICDSISRRLPME, from the coding sequence ATGAAAAATCAAAGTGACGAGAAAAACAATGTCCAGGATAGTGCCCGGACTAGCAGTCAGAGCAGCGCTCAATTTAATGACGTGTTTGATGATATGCAGCCTACTGATCCGGAGATTATTGATGCTGACACGCAGGTAACTCCAGAGGTATTTGATTCTGCTCGCAATGATTTACAATCGGCAGTTGATTCGCTTACTTATGATGGAGAGCGTGTTGCTGTGGATGATGCTGCCTACCATCATTCTGGTGAGCCACAAAAACGCAGTTTTGTAGCAGGAACCGAGGATGCGCGTGATGCCTTTCTGGAAGAAAAATCTCTCACTGAAAATACCGTTTGGGTTGGCCGTATTTTTGACGTAAACAGACTTCGTGTTTCGTTACCTGATGGACGTACCGCTCTTCGTGATGTTGTGCGCCATCCTGGGGCTGTTGCAATTGTAGCGCTGACTGATGATGGAAGAATTTGCTTGGTTCGTCAGTACCGAACTGCACTTGGTCGCGTGACAGTTGAGTTGCCTGCAGGAAAGCTGGACCCAGGCGAGGATCCTCTTGATTGTGCTCACCGCGAGTTGTTGGAAGAGACAGGAATGAAGGCGGGAAAGATGGCGTTTCTCACCACTACCGCCACTTCTGATGGATTTACTGATGAGCTTATTCATCTCTACATGGCAACTGAGCTGATCTTTGAGGGTTCAAATCCAGATGCCGATGAATTCATTAACGTAGATCTTGTTCCACTATCTGAGCTTATAGATGCTGTTCTTGATGGCAAAATTGAGGATGCAAAAACTATCATTGGAGCTCTTATCTGCGATTCAATTTCACGCCGATTGCCTATGGAGTAA
- a CDS encoding ABC transporter ATP-binding protein, with translation MSNRSSRPVFGRSLASASNRNGFGNNASGKHRKSLFASFLSYYAPQKHLFILDTICAIILACIELAFPQILRSLTKGLFTQGKDVILASLGFITVGLVVMYFVHFLCRYFVISWGHIMGARMESKMREDLFDAYERMSFSYYDRHKTGDLMSRLVSDLFDISETAHHGPEYLIIGLLEIAGSFVILAFINVPLTLVLAGIAAVLVVFNFFANMHMRGIFKENRMRISDVNTQLEDSLSGIRVVKGFAAEDHERKKFRASNSAYLDSKANMYRAMGRYQAAISGMMGVLNTVVLVLGGWMIAQGQMQAIDLATYALYISLFTTPIMNILNFTETFQKGLAGFKRFMEILKTQPDIQDAPAAKDIQISAGEIIYQDVHFSYDNAEDVIDGLNLHIESGKTVALVGPSGGGKSTTCALLPRFYDVTSGSITIDGQDIRSVTQHSLRSAIGMVQQDVYLFDGTIAENIAYGCPEASAEAIALAAKRANIAEFIESLPDGYNTQVGQRGTRLSGGQKQRISIARVFLKNPPLLILDEATSALDNESERAVQESLSELAKNRTTLVIAHRLSTIMGADEIITIDHGRAVERGTHNELLEKGGIYAHYYQMQFGGAPNPTRR, from the coding sequence ATGTCTAATCGTTCTTCTCGTCCTGTATTTGGTCGCTCTTTGGCCTCAGCTTCTAACAGAAACGGATTTGGTAACAACGCTTCTGGCAAACATCGCAAATCGCTGTTTGCCAGTTTTCTTTCTTATTACGCTCCGCAAAAACATCTGTTCATTCTGGACACTATTTGCGCCATTATTTTGGCTTGTATTGAACTCGCGTTTCCTCAGATTCTGCGATCGCTCACAAAAGGTCTGTTTACACAGGGTAAAGATGTCATTTTAGCCAGCCTTGGATTTATTACCGTTGGCCTTGTTGTTATGTACTTTGTTCACTTTCTGTGCCGCTATTTTGTCATTAGCTGGGGACACATCATGGGTGCGCGCATGGAAAGCAAAATGCGAGAAGACCTATTTGACGCATACGAGCGCATGAGTTTCTCGTATTATGACCGACATAAGACGGGCGACTTGATGAGTCGTCTGGTATCCGATTTGTTTGATATTTCTGAGACAGCACACCACGGTCCTGAGTACCTGATTATCGGCTTGCTTGAGATTGCTGGTTCTTTTGTTATCCTGGCTTTTATTAACGTGCCTCTTACGCTGGTACTTGCTGGAATTGCCGCTGTTCTTGTGGTGTTTAATTTCTTTGCCAATATGCATATGCGGGGAATCTTTAAAGAGAACCGCATGCGTATTTCTGATGTGAATACTCAGTTAGAGGACTCGCTTTCTGGCATTCGCGTGGTTAAGGGCTTTGCGGCAGAAGATCACGAGCGTAAGAAATTTAGAGCAAGCAATTCGGCGTATTTAGACTCCAAGGCCAACATGTACCGAGCTATGGGTAGGTATCAAGCTGCTATTTCGGGCATGATGGGTGTTTTGAATACCGTTGTGTTGGTTTTGGGCGGTTGGATGATTGCTCAGGGTCAGATGCAAGCAATTGATTTGGCCACCTACGCGCTTTACATTTCGTTGTTTACTACGCCAATCATGAATATTTTGAACTTTACCGAGACGTTCCAGAAAGGACTTGCTGGCTTCAAGCGTTTCATGGAAATTCTTAAAACCCAGCCGGATATTCAAGACGCACCTGCTGCCAAGGATATTCAGATTTCAGCTGGAGAAATCATCTACCAAGACGTTCATTTCTCTTACGACAATGCTGAAGATGTTATTGACGGTTTAAATCTTCATATTGAGAGCGGAAAAACCGTTGCTCTGGTTGGCCCTTCAGGCGGAGGTAAGTCAACTACCTGTGCTTTATTGCCACGATTCTACGACGTAACAAGCGGAAGTATCACTATTGACGGTCAGGATATTCGTTCCGTTACACAGCACAGTTTACGTTCGGCAATTGGTATGGTTCAACAAGACGTGTATCTTTTCGACGGCACCATCGCTGAGAATATTGCGTATGGTTGTCCTGAAGCTTCTGCAGAAGCTATTGCGCTAGCAGCCAAACGAGCAAACATCGCAGAGTTTATTGAGTCGTTGCCAGACGGATATAACACGCAGGTAGGGCAGCGTGGAACAAGGCTTTCTGGTGGACAGAAGCAGCGCATTTCTATTGCGCGTGTATTCCTGAAAAACCCTCCGCTGCTCATTTTGGACGAAGCAACTTCTGCTTTGGATAACGAATCCGAGCGCGCAGTTCAGGAATCTCTTTCCGAATTGGCAAAGAACAGGACTACGCTGGTCATTGCTCACCGTCTCTCAACAATTATGGGTGCTGATGAAATTATCACTATTGATCATGGTCGTGCAGTTGAGCGTGGAACCCACAATGAGCTGCTAGAAAAAGGTGGAATTTACGCTCATTACTATCAAATGCAGTTTGGTGGTGCGCCAAATCCTACAAGGCGGTAA